The following proteins are encoded in a genomic region of Ammospiza caudacuta isolate bAmmCau1 chromosome 3, bAmmCau1.pri, whole genome shotgun sequence:
- the LOC131555949 gene encoding cytochrome c oxidase assembly protein COX20, mitochondrial produces the protein MAGEGDSEPGKSFKLFGFLDVKNVPCARESVLYGSLGALVMGLGHFLATSRVKRSCDVAVGSYICAMLGYWFYCRYNLAQQRIRQRMLKEGMKNRILFEGSYLDPEKKQSGSERSDS, from the exons ATGGCGGGCGAGGGCGACTCTGAGCCGGGGAAG TCCTTTAAACTCTTTGGATTTCTCGATGTTAAAAATGTCCCATGTGCGCGAGAATCAGTGCTCTATGGCTCCTTGGGGGCTTTAGTTATGGGTCTTGGACATTTTTTAGCAACTA gtaGAGTTAAAAGATCTTGTGATGTTGCAGTTGGTAGCTATATTTGCGCAATGTTAGGATACTG GTTTTACTGCAGGTACAACTTGGCCCAGCAAAGGATCCGGCAAAGAATGCTtaaagaaggaatgaaaaacagGATTTTATTTGAAGGCAGTTATCTTGAtccagaaaagaaacaaagtggCAGTGAAAGAAGCGATTCATAG